A portion of the Oreochromis niloticus isolate F11D_XX linkage group LG10, O_niloticus_UMD_NMBU, whole genome shotgun sequence genome contains these proteins:
- the LOC100706329 gene encoding olfactory receptor 1-like, which produces MEFFNSAVGKNITFVKPAYFIISAFNGIVNIRYYFVFLCFIYIFSVVGNTLVIIVIILDHTLKGPKHIGVFNFAFTDLLSSSALMPKLVDIFLFNHHHISYNDCLAFMFFCLAFFAAQAFNLVVLSFDRVMAIMYPLHYQMRMSHKLILSLIAFFWLLVITIILIAVGLLTRVSFCDSVVIQSYFCDHGPVYRLGCNDLTPNRVIGYLAPVLVLWVPLAFIVGSYCCIGYSLSKTVTCRERLKALKTCTGHLSLVAIYFLPTLFIFTFGSTIPPNARTVSLSLATVMPLTLNPIIYGLQTQEIKESLKKLLKVKMQF; this is translated from the coding sequence ATGGAATTTTTTAATTCAGCTGTTGGGAAAAACATCACATTTGTGAAACCTGCATATTTCATAATAAGTGCATTTAATGGCATAGTTAATATTAggtattactttgtctttctgtgctttatttacattttttcagtggtGGGAAACACACTAGTGATAATTGTCATAATTTTGGATCATACATTGAAAGGTCCAAAACATATTGGAGTTTTCAACTTTGCATTTACAGACCTGTTAAGTAGCTCTGCTTTGATGCCAAAGCTTGttgacatttttctgtttaaccATCACCATATCTCCTACAATGACTGCTTGGCattcatgtttttctgcttGGCTTTTTTTGCAGCACAGGCTTTTAATCTGGTTGTATTGTCCTTTGACAGAGTCATGGCTATCATGTACCCTCTGCACTACCAAATGAGAATGAGCCACAAGCTCATTTTATCTTTGATCGCTTTTTTCTGGCTTCTTGTTATTACTATCATACTCATTGCAGTTGGTCTTCTCACAAGAGTTTCTTTCTGTGACTCTGTGGTTATTCAGAGCTATTTCTGTGATCATGGACCTGTGTATCGGCTTGGCTGCAATGATCTTACTCCAAATCGTGTAATTGGTTATTTGGCACCAGTTCTTGTTCTTTGGGTTCCACTGGCATTTATCGTGGGAAGCTACTGCTGTATTGGTTATTCTTTGTCAAAAACTGTTACATGTAGGGAAAGACTAAAGGCTTTAAAAACCTGCACAGGTCACCTTTCATTAGTGGCAATTTATTTCCTCCCTACACTATTTATCTTTACCTTTGGGAGTACAATACCTCCAAATGCAAGGACTGTAAGTCTATCTTTGGCCACTGTCATGCCTTTGACTTTAAATCCAATAATCTATGGTCTTCAGACACAGGAAATCAAAGAATCGTTGAAGAAGTTATTAAAagttaaaatgcaattttaa